One window of the Acinetobacter equi genome contains the following:
- a CDS encoding 5'/3'-nucleotidase SurE: protein MRKVILYLMTMTFAVDASALKIIITNDDGLTSNVVALTNALRSAGHQVAVSVPCTGQSGRGGALVFYSQQRIVAENDDQITANGGCSFGVASIGDPAMGPFKKSGFTDYHYVHATPVVAALYGMDAVAKQKWGTVPDLVISGPNEGQNVGGINLISGTVGAAQFSGIRNVPSIAVSAGENTASATLNNPRSTVVANHVVQLISELEAKAGGKRLLPKNVVLNVNMPNNVSATTPFAFSKVGTFNKYDLSMGSSTTPVEIPVSSATLAQKYDEAVVSDQKISVTALQVGYESSPVTQSWLKLHLKNLFR from the coding sequence ATGAGAAAAGTAATTTTATATTTAATGACAATGACGTTTGCAGTAGATGCATCTGCATTAAAAATTATTATTACAAATGATGATGGACTGACAAGTAATGTGGTTGCTTTAACAAATGCATTAAGAAGTGCAGGACATCAAGTAGCCGTTTCTGTTCCATGTACAGGACAAAGTGGACGAGGTGGGGCATTAGTCTTTTATAGCCAACAACGAATTGTTGCTGAAAATGATGATCAAATTACGGCAAATGGTGGTTGTTCGTTTGGTGTAGCATCAATTGGCGATCCAGCAATGGGTCCATTTAAAAAGAGCGGGTTTACAGATTATCACTATGTTCATGCAACACCAGTTGTTGCCGCTTTATATGGTATGGATGCGGTAGCAAAGCAAAAATGGGGAACAGTTCCTGATTTAGTGATTTCTGGACCGAATGAAGGGCAGAATGTCGGTGGAATTAATTTAATTTCTGGTACTGTTGGTGCTGCCCAATTTTCAGGTATTCGAAATGTTCCATCTATTGCTGTAAGTGCAGGTGAAAATACTGCATCAGCTACATTGAATAATCCACGTTCAACTGTTGTTGCAAATCATGTCGTACAATTAATTTCTGAATTGGAAGCAAAAGCGGGGGGGAAACGTTTACTTCCTAAAAATGTTGTTTTAAATGTCAATATGCCGAATAACGTATCTGCAACAACACCATTTGCATTTTCTAAAGTAGGTACATTTAATAAATATGATCTTTCTATGGGATCATCAACAACACCAGTTGAAATTCCTGTTTCAAGTGCAACACTAGCTCAGAAATATGATGAGGCGGTTGTTTCAGACCAGAAGATATCTGTAACTGCACTACAAGTAGGATATGAAAGTAGTCCTGTGACACAATCATGGTTAAAATTACATCTAAAAAATCTGTTTAGATAA
- a CDS encoding potassium transporter Kup, which yields MQNTAKKAALPAITLAALGVVFGDIGTSPLYALRQCFLTAHLAITDATVLGILSLIFWCMMLTISFKYVMIIMRADNNGEGGIMSLLALNLRTTRIAENKKIYLIALGFIGASLFFGDGIITPAISVLSAVEGLSIATPMFNQWLVPLAIGILAGLFLVQRHGTGTMGKLFGPLTLVWFLSIGLVGVWSIIQTPFVLSMVSPHWAFNFVVHQPFVAFLTMGAVILTMTGGEALYADMGHFGRLPIRLAWFIVVLPCLLLNYAGQGALLLRNPEAIENPFYMLVPEWALFPMIGLATAAAVIASQAVITGVFSMVNQAIQLRYLPRLTVKHTSEVEQGQIYLPFINWVLFISVLILILLFENSANLASAYGVAVTMTMLCGTILISILAYGYWRWPMWKVALFAIPFLFLDLVFVASTSLKIISGGWVPILIGAALFTILMTWKDGRALVLKRLSKDALPMDLFIKSVNMGDEMKFIPGDAVFLTGTPDIVPHAMLHNIKHNKVLHERNILVTINTKDVPYVSDADRICVEKLDERFYRVVMYYGFKDQPNIPQALALAYEELDFNFDLMQISFFISRDRIIHTLGDGMAPWREKLFISMQRNTSPVSDFYQIPTNRVVELGSQIEI from the coding sequence ATGCAAAACACTGCAAAAAAGGCCGCATTGCCAGCGATTACGCTCGCTGCACTTGGGGTTGTATTTGGAGATATTGGAACAAGTCCTCTTTATGCATTACGTCAATGCTTCTTAACTGCCCATTTGGCAATTACAGATGCAACAGTGCTCGGGATTTTGTCACTTATTTTCTGGTGCATGATGCTCACCATTAGTTTTAAGTACGTCATGATTATTATGCGTGCCGATAACAATGGCGAAGGTGGAATCATGTCTTTGCTCGCTTTAAATTTACGGACAACCAGAATTGCTGAAAACAAAAAGATTTACTTAATTGCTTTAGGATTTATTGGTGCATCTCTGTTTTTTGGTGATGGTATTATTACCCCAGCAATTTCTGTATTATCGGCTGTTGAAGGATTAAGTATTGCAACGCCAATGTTCAATCAATGGTTGGTGCCACTTGCAATTGGGATTCTAGCTGGTCTATTTTTGGTACAACGCCATGGTACAGGTACCATGGGGAAATTATTTGGGCCTCTGACATTAGTTTGGTTTTTATCGATAGGTTTAGTTGGTGTTTGGAGCATTATTCAAACTCCATTTGTCTTGTCGATGGTTAGTCCACACTGGGCATTTAATTTTGTTGTGCACCAACCTTTTGTTGCATTTTTAACAATGGGAGCTGTTATTTTAACAATGACAGGTGGTGAAGCGCTTTATGCAGATATGGGGCATTTTGGGCGGTTACCTATTCGTTTAGCTTGGTTCATTGTCGTATTGCCATGTTTATTACTTAATTATGCTGGGCAAGGTGCGCTATTACTTCGTAATCCTGAAGCAATTGAAAATCCATTTTATATGCTTGTACCTGAGTGGGCATTATTTCCTATGATTGGCTTAGCAACGGCTGCTGCTGTGATAGCTTCTCAAGCCGTAATTACAGGCGTATTTTCAATGGTAAATCAGGCAATACAATTGCGCTATTTACCAAGATTAACCGTTAAGCACACTTCAGAAGTTGAACAAGGTCAGATTTATTTACCATTCATTAATTGGGTACTATTTATTTCTGTACTTATCTTGATTTTATTATTTGAAAATAGTGCAAATTTAGCAAGTGCTTATGGCGTTGCTGTAACTATGACAATGCTTTGTGGAACCATTCTAATTTCTATTTTAGCTTATGGTTACTGGCGTTGGCCAATGTGGAAAGTTGCACTTTTTGCTATTCCATTTTTATTTTTAGATTTAGTTTTTGTTGCGTCGACTTCATTAAAAATTATTTCAGGTGGATGGGTTCCAATTCTTATTGGCGCTGCATTATTTACAATTTTGATGACATGGAAAGATGGTCGTGCATTGGTATTAAAACGCTTAAGTAAAGATGCCTTGCCGATGGATTTGTTTATTAAAAGCGTAAATATGGGCGATGAAATGAAGTTCATTCCTGGTGATGCTGTATTCTTAACAGGAACACCAGATATTGTTCCTCATGCGATGCTACATAATATTAAGCATAATAAAGTGCTTCATGAACGTAATATTTTAGTCACCATAAATACGAAAGATGTTCCTTATGTGAGTGATGCTGATCGTATTTGTGTTGAAAAATTGGATGAACGTTTTTATCGCGTTGTTATGTATTATGGTTTTAAAGATCAGCCAAATATTCCTCAAGCTTTAGCTTTGGCATATGAAGAACTCGATTTTAATTTCGATTTAATGCAGATTAGTTTCTTTATTTCACGTGATCGAATTATTCATACTTTGGGCGATGGCATGGCACCATGGCGTGAAAAATTATTTATTTCAATGCAGCGAAATACGAGTCCTGTAAGTGACTTTTATCAAATTCCGACAAATCGCGTGGTGGAGTTGGGTAGTCAAATTGAAATTTAG
- a CDS encoding DNA/RNA non-specific endonuclease produces the protein MKIQNFLLASSLIFSFSAFAKDNSSEYAVLAKKQPIALYNSAQKKNSFEGCERLFPNNNSNDVVGLYTDHNGLWRFRKLCSDNFAVLYSDRTKTPILVVEKLNAASLNKRKKGLERTDIFYTDPRTPTNGQAKASDYKNANPGVDKGHLAPAGNALTEKGMAQTFAMSNMIPQDSNNNRQAWNKIETDVRKYITRSKGDTYILTGVLFDKNEKSTVKLGKNQVWKPTRLFKLVYNTDENRSWVYLVDNAPTTVPKPISYPEFVKKTKLQFNFLDSNEPVPATNEILTNGSSNDTASNNGGHESAQDKFFTLILHQVSEFLKNMLQAFISKILN, from the coding sequence GTGAAAATTCAAAATTTTTTACTTGCTAGCAGTTTGATTTTTTCTTTTTCAGCATTTGCTAAAGATAACTCATCTGAATATGCTGTATTGGCAAAAAAGCAGCCAATTGCTTTATATAATAGTGCACAAAAGAAAAATTCCTTTGAAGGATGTGAAAGGTTATTTCCAAATAATAATTCGAATGATGTGGTAGGGCTATACACAGACCATAATGGTTTGTGGAGATTTAGGAAATTATGTTCAGATAATTTTGCTGTTTTATATTCAGATCGTACTAAAACACCTATTCTTGTCGTTGAAAAACTGAATGCTGCATCATTAAATAAAAGAAAAAAAGGTTTAGAGCGAACAGATATTTTCTATACTGACCCAAGAACACCTACAAATGGTCAAGCAAAAGCTTCTGATTATAAAAATGCGAATCCTGGGGTAGATAAGGGGCATTTAGCACCAGCAGGAAATGCTTTAACTGAAAAAGGTATGGCACAGACATTTGCAATGTCTAATATGATTCCACAAGATTCAAATAATAATCGTCAAGCATGGAATAAAATAGAAACTGACGTTAGAAAATATATTACGCGTTCAAAAGGTGATACGTATATTTTAACGGGAGTATTGTTTGATAAAAATGAGAAATCGACAGTTAAATTAGGGAAAAATCAAGTTTGGAAACCAACACGCCTATTTAAATTGGTTTATAACACAGATGAAAATAGAAGTTGGGTTTATTTGGTAGATAATGCTCCTACAACTGTGCCAAAACCAATTTCGTATCCTGAATTTGTTAAAAAAACGAAATTACAATTTAATTTTTTAGACTCAAATGAGCCTGTGCCAGCCACAAATGAAATTTTAACTAATGGCTCATCAAATGATACTGCAAGTAATAATGGTGGTCATGAATCGGCACAAGATAAGTTTTTTACTTTGATTCTTCATCAAGTAAGTGAATTTTTGAAAAATATGCTTCAAGCATTTATCTCTAAAATTTTAAATTAA
- a CDS encoding DNA/RNA non-specific endonuclease encodes MALRKRKVKSKAKSQYAKGNSIKILLAIIALVSFILAFSFDSLNKLIVGIQPIANERCLQEFYKEVPPYLNKLSLSQQSYPLCFDGFNLMYSELSKTALWIAEVLTPHRLSLTTSDQSLALNSNRNMRHFIKPTNDGFYLWQLAPMGQNSNLSEDAYSSAAGTQIPFVSKAKLALFEQIEESIRAIVREHNVSVYMITGPAFLDRTLKITQDGIMVPTAIYKVIYIPKTGAIGAYYVPNDLSSSPRLVSICYLEERLGINLFPQLTEDEKRNTYKLPWKKMDIQADQPLEYLYWDAQSQCEEDISESKIETLQKQFKFMS; translated from the coding sequence ATGGCGCTGAGAAAACGTAAGGTTAAATCTAAAGCGAAAAGCCAATATGCTAAGGGAAATTCAATCAAAATATTGCTCGCTATCATTGCTTTAGTGAGCTTTATTTTGGCCTTTTCTTTTGACTCTTTGAATAAGTTAATTGTAGGTATTCAACCGATTGCGAATGAGCGTTGTTTACAAGAATTTTATAAAGAAGTTCCTCCATATTTAAATAAATTAAGTTTGAGCCAGCAGAGTTATCCTTTATGTTTTGATGGTTTTAACTTGATGTATTCCGAATTATCTAAAACAGCGCTTTGGATTGCTGAAGTTTTGACACCCCATCGTTTAAGTTTAACGACCTCAGATCAATCATTAGCTTTAAATTCAAATCGAAATATGAGGCATTTTATAAAACCAACAAATGACGGTTTTTATTTATGGCAACTTGCACCAATGGGACAAAATTCAAATTTATCTGAAGATGCCTATAGCAGTGCAGCAGGGACACAAATTCCATTTGTTTCTAAGGCAAAGTTAGCTTTATTTGAACAGATAGAAGAAAGTATTCGTGCGATTGTACGAGAACACAATGTTAGTGTGTATATGATTACAGGTCCTGCATTTTTAGATAGAACTTTAAAAATCACACAAGATGGCATTATGGTGCCAACAGCGATATATAAAGTGATTTATATTCCAAAAACTGGGGCAATTGGTGCGTATTATGTGCCGAATGATTTAAGTTCTAGCCCAAGACTTGTGAGTATTTGTTATTTGGAAGAAAGATTAGGTATTAATTTATTCCCACAATTAACTGAAGATGAAAAACGAAATACTTATAAACTGCCATGGAAGAAAATGGATATTCAGGCTGATCAGCCTTTAGAATATTTATATTGGGATGCACAAAGCCAATGTGAAGAAGATATTTCTGAATCTAAAATAGAGACACTGCAAAAACAGTTTAAATTTATGTCATAG
- the aqpZ gene encoding aquaporin Z, which produces MNKYLAEIIGTFWLVFGGCGSAVLAAAYPELGIGFAGVSLAFGLTVLTAAYALGHISGAHFNPAISIGLWAGGRFETKELIPYIISQVIGACLAAFILFMIVQGKADFNGVGGFASNGFAELSPGQYSLVSALIIEIVLTAGFLIIIMGSTDKLAPAGFAPIAIGLALTLIHLISIPVTNTSVNPARSTGVALFAETAALSQLWLFWVAPIIGGLLGGVIYKLLLAKKA; this is translated from the coding sequence ATGAATAAATATTTAGCAGAAATCATTGGAACCTTTTGGCTCGTCTTTGGTGGATGCGGTAGTGCTGTATTGGCAGCAGCTTATCCTGAACTTGGCATTGGCTTCGCTGGTGTATCTCTTGCTTTCGGTCTTACGGTTTTAACTGCTGCTTATGCCTTAGGTCATATTTCAGGTGCACATTTTAACCCTGCTATAAGTATTGGTTTATGGGCAGGTGGTCGCTTTGAAACAAAAGAACTTATTCCTTATATTATTTCTCAAGTTATTGGTGCATGCCTAGCAGCATTTATCTTGTTTATGATTGTTCAAGGTAAAGCAGACTTTAATGGCGTTGGTGGTTTTGCATCAAATGGTTTTGCAGAATTATCACCTGGACAATATTCTTTAGTTTCTGCCCTCATTATTGAAATTGTGCTCACTGCTGGCTTTCTCATTATTATTATGGGTTCAACTGATAAATTAGCACCTGCTGGCTTTGCTCCAATTGCAATTGGTCTTGCATTAACGCTCATCCATTTAATTAGTATTCCTGTCACAAATACGTCGGTAAACCCTGCTCGCAGTACGGGAGTTGCCTTATTTGCTGAAACAGCAGCATTAAGTCAACTTTGGTTATTCTGGGTTGCTCCAATTATTGGTGGTCTCTTAGGTGGAGTTATTTATAAACTTTTATTAGCGAAAAAAGCCTAA
- a CDS encoding homoserine kinase — MSVYTTLTLKEVQDFSSPYGLEVIDLIPIQGGIQNTNYFLVCENNQQYVLTVFEEMDDEGASELVPVLEHLGQSGLAVPVPLSHSGKAIHHIKNKPAQIAPRMMGEHPMPSTVQQVKEIAIAQAKMHVALKDFPLERKEYRDHAYWLQVSQEIKPTLNVADKALLAELLGLYEALTTVYPDRPRGFIHSDLFRDNTLFEGNQLKGILDFYELNKDELLFDIAITLNDFCTEYPDVILNEEKAVAFLSAYESVRPLTNDEKACLELYLAMAAGRFWMMRLQVAQKNLAEGRTGEDILQKNPLEMRNMLIERLKFISA; from the coding sequence ATGTCGGTTTATACCACTTTGACTTTGAAAGAAGTTCAGGATTTTTCTTCACCTTATGGATTAGAGGTGATTGACCTGATTCCAATTCAAGGAGGTATTCAAAATACCAATTATTTTTTGGTCTGTGAAAATAATCAGCAGTATGTTTTAACTGTATTTGAAGAAATGGATGATGAGGGTGCAAGTGAGTTAGTGCCTGTGTTAGAGCATTTAGGGCAAAGCGGTTTAGCTGTGCCTGTGCCATTAAGTCACTCGGGAAAGGCGATTCATCACATTAAAAATAAACCTGCTCAAATTGCACCACGTATGATGGGAGAACATCCCATGCCATCGACTGTTCAGCAAGTAAAAGAAATTGCAATTGCTCAAGCAAAAATGCATGTTGCACTTAAAGATTTTCCATTAGAACGTAAAGAATATCGTGATCATGCATATTGGTTACAAGTTTCACAAGAAATTAAACCAACGCTCAATGTAGCAGATAAAGCATTATTGGCAGAATTATTAGGATTATATGAAGCTTTAACGACGGTTTATCCAGATCGTCCTCGTGGCTTTATTCATTCAGATTTATTTAGAGACAATACCTTATTTGAAGGCAATCAATTAAAAGGTATTTTGGATTTTTATGAATTAAATAAAGATGAATTGTTATTTGATATTGCGATTACATTAAATGACTTTTGTACAGAATACCCTGATGTAATATTGAATGAAGAAAAAGCAGTGGCATTTTTAAGTGCATATGAGTCTGTAAGACCATTAACCAATGATGAAAAAGCATGTCTTGAGCTATATTTGGCAATGGCTGCTGGTCGTTTCTGGATGATGCGTTTACAAGTGGCACAAAAGAATTTAGCTGAAGGACGTACTGGAGAGGATATTTTGCAAAAGAATCCTTTAGAAATGCGTAATATGTTGATTGAACGTTTGAAATTTATTTCGGCATAA
- a CDS encoding DUF1294 domain-containing protein translates to MRDQGRLIEWFDDKGYGFIQPNDLSKDHVFLHIKNFSKPGPRPIVGCALEYTVVVDAQSRYKALDVVYLKANQAQKTKQSKSVIKPKNKSKQYLQPMQVLCIAYILGIVGLSFFGFLSGMLVLLLCLINAMTYWCYAQDKEAAQLGNQRVPEQALHTLAFLGGWPAAWLAQQRLRHKTQKQPFKHIFYCTIFFNILLVIWLVSPLNHLVF, encoded by the coding sequence ATGCGTGATCAAGGGCGGCTTATTGAGTGGTTCGATGATAAGGGATATGGCTTTATTCAACCGAATGATTTAAGTAAAGATCACGTATTTCTTCATATCAAAAATTTTTCTAAACCGGGTCCAAGACCTATTGTTGGATGTGCTTTGGAATATACAGTTGTGGTTGATGCGCAATCTCGTTATAAAGCATTAGATGTTGTTTATTTAAAAGCAAATCAAGCTCAAAAGACGAAACAATCAAAAAGTGTAATAAAACCTAAAAATAAATCGAAGCAATATCTTCAACCTATGCAAGTTTTATGTATTGCTTATATTTTAGGTATTGTTGGATTATCATTTTTCGGTTTCTTGAGTGGTATGTTGGTCTTGTTGTTATGTCTGATTAATGCGATGACTTATTGGTGTTATGCGCAAGACAAGGAAGCTGCTCAATTGGGTAATCAACGAGTTCCAGAGCAAGCACTTCACACATTAGCATTTTTAGGGGGATGGCCAGCTGCATGGTTAGCACAACAGAGATTAAGGCATAAAACACAAAAACAACCGTTTAAGCATATTTTTTATTGTACAATTTTCTTTAATATTCTATTGGTTATATGGTTGGTCTCGCCATTAAATCATCTTGTTTTTTGA
- a CDS encoding DUF4870 family protein — translation MNNVIDQNGNKSLTLVLYVLYICAIFTAGILAIVALIINYIKRPDVKGTLYESHFTWQIHTFWWYLFWNIIAFIPFGFLFFTGDNPELFAGTAVGASSFCIAVIIISWIWIVYRAILGLVRWRENKPMYENNIQ, via the coding sequence ATGAACAATGTAATAGATCAAAATGGAAATAAATCTTTAACATTAGTTTTATATGTACTTTATATTTGTGCCATTTTTACTGCGGGCATATTGGCTATTGTTGCTTTAATTATTAATTATATTAAACGTCCTGATGTAAAAGGTACTTTGTATGAAAGTCATTTTACATGGCAAATTCATACATTTTGGTGGTATTTGTTTTGGAATATTATTGCCTTTATTCCTTTTGGTTTCTTATTTTTTACTGGAGATAATCCTGAATTATTTGCAGGGACAGCAGTCGGTGCTTCTTCATTTTGTATTGCTGTAATTATCATTTCTTGGATTTGGATTGTATATCGTGCAATTCTTGGACTTGTTCGCTGGCGTGAAAATAAGCCGATGTATGAAAATAATATTCAGTAA